One segment of Opitutaceae bacterium DNA contains the following:
- a CDS encoding glycoside hydrolase family 127 protein: protein MKIKTILPTLLFVLTAWNCQAAESAKLPEAYIVDHRHSPYVKLRPLPYEAVKWTHGFWADRFHQTATVTLDESWRLMADKNAGHVLDNFRFAAKPGSGKYAGTTWQDEWLYKWIEAASCIWRETGNPSILERINESIGLIAAAQEPDGYLATRATAGGLKRFVEPRDHEFYNMGHLLTAGVIHHRMTGDDRLLRVAVKTGDFIVANLGVTVEPYFAHNPSAIMGLMELYRETGDARYLGTAKLIVDRRGEKPKKQTLFTMMPGIGGTDIIQDRVPVRESTEIVGHNVFFTYLYTGAGDVYAETGDRPLMDALNRLWTDMTERKMFIHGGVSAKPMGISNFAPVIEAAGPAYNLPNEGCYNETCGQIGCLMWAYRMLTEEPDARYADIMEREMYNGFLGAQSLDGRSWFYKNIIRRYDENHKASGLSDMAQRKQPGRNAICCPSNVLRTMAELSSYFYSMDDSGVWVHHYGGSKVNVTLASGRPFSFEQVTEYPWNGEVRIVIAEAPTAEVKLRLRIPGWSSGATIAVNGQPMNAAPQHGYATVGRVWRAGDTLTLVMPMQSQLIVADPRVEETRNQVAVMRGPVVYCVESQDLPSGVKVPDVYLSQYATFKPSRGLADSKEPLAASVVSLKGRGLGLQSDNWTSLYRPLGNASLRAFDLTLIPYFAWSNRGKSAMSVWLPVAWDSKTQ from the coding sequence GTGAAAATCAAAACCATCCTTCCGACGCTTCTGTTCGTCCTGACGGCATGGAATTGTCAGGCGGCAGAATCGGCCAAACTTCCTGAAGCCTATATAGTCGACCATCGGCACAGCCCGTACGTGAAGCTGCGCCCGCTTCCCTATGAAGCGGTGAAGTGGACCCATGGATTCTGGGCGGATCGTTTTCACCAGACTGCCACCGTCACCCTCGATGAATCCTGGCGGCTGATGGCGGACAAGAATGCGGGTCACGTTCTGGACAACTTCCGATTCGCCGCCAAACCCGGATCCGGAAAATATGCGGGTACCACGTGGCAGGACGAATGGCTTTACAAGTGGATCGAGGCAGCATCCTGCATCTGGAGGGAGACAGGGAATCCATCGATTCTGGAAAGGATCAATGAAAGCATCGGCTTGATTGCGGCGGCACAGGAGCCCGATGGATACCTTGCCACGCGGGCGACGGCGGGCGGGCTCAAGCGGTTTGTTGAGCCGCGCGATCATGAGTTCTACAACATGGGGCACCTCCTCACCGCCGGGGTGATCCATCATCGCATGACCGGCGATGACCGCCTGCTGCGTGTGGCGGTCAAGACGGGCGATTTCATTGTCGCGAATCTCGGAGTCACGGTGGAACCGTATTTTGCCCACAATCCATCGGCGATCATGGGGCTGATGGAGCTTTACCGCGAAACCGGAGATGCGAGGTATCTAGGCACCGCGAAACTCATCGTTGATCGCCGGGGGGAGAAGCCGAAGAAACAGACGCTCTTCACGATGATGCCTGGCATTGGCGGGACCGACATCATTCAGGACCGGGTTCCCGTTCGCGAATCAACGGAGATCGTCGGGCACAATGTCTTTTTCACGTATCTCTACACCGGGGCGGGCGATGTCTATGCAGAGACCGGGGACAGGCCGTTGATGGATGCGCTCAACCGCCTCTGGACCGACATGACCGAGCGCAAGATGTTCATCCATGGAGGGGTCAGCGCGAAACCGATGGGGATCTCCAATTTCGCGCCGGTGATCGAGGCGGCCGGACCGGCATACAATCTGCCGAATGAAGGCTGCTACAATGAAACCTGCGGGCAGATCGGCTGCCTGATGTGGGCCTACCGCATGCTGACGGAGGAGCCGGACGCCCGGTATGCCGACATCATGGAGCGGGAGATGTACAACGGTTTCCTTGGGGCGCAGAGCCTCGATGGCAGGTCATGGTTCTACAAGAACATCATTCGTCGCTATGATGAGAACCACAAGGCATCGGGGCTGAGTGACATGGCGCAGCGCAAGCAGCCGGGTCGAAACGCGATCTGCTGCCCTTCAAACGTGCTCCGCACGATGGCCGAGCTTTCCTCATATTTCTACAGCATGGATGACAGCGGCGTCTGGGTTCACCACTATGGCGGCAGCAAGGTGAATGTCACGCTGGCATCCGGTCGCCCGTTCTCCTTTGAACAGGTGACGGAGTATCCTTGGAATGGAGAGGTGCGGATCGTCATTGCCGAAGCCCCGACTGCAGAGGTCAAACTGAGGCTTCGGATACCCGGTTGGAGTTCAGGCGCGACGATCGCGGTCAATGGTCAGCCAATGAATGCGGCCCCTCAGCACGGCTATGCGACCGTCGGTCGGGTCTGGCGTGCGGGTGACACCTTGACGCTTGTGATGCCGATGCAGTCCCAGTTGATCGTGGCGGATCCGCGGGTGGAGGAAACGCGGAATCAGGTCGCCGTCATGCGGGGCCCTGTGGTCTACTGTGTGGAATCGCAGGACCTGCCCAGTGGTGTGAAGGTGCCTGACGTGTATCTTTCACAGTATGCCACCTTCAAGCCCTCGCGCGGGCTGGCGGACTCGAAGGAACCACTCGCGGCGTCGGTCGTTTCGCTCAAGGGCAGGGGGCTCGGGCTTCAGAGTGACAATTGGACCTCGCTCTACCGCCCGCTTGGAAACGCGAGCCTGCGCGCATTCGATCTGACGCTGATCCCCTACTTTGCCTGGTCGAATAGAGGCAAGTCGGCAATGAGCGTTTGGCTTCCCGTCGCATGGGATTCGAAGACCCAATGA
- a CDS encoding DegT/DnrJ/EryC1/StrS family aminotransferase gives MPSFSRWGDAELQRLAAMVGQRSLFYWNGPQNTALLEEFRKHYPLKHLFATSSGTAALHVAVASLRLKPGEEVIVSPITDMGSVIGILYQQGVPVFTDIDPHTFNSDPDAALRAISPKTRAIMAVHLAGNPCDLTALRAIANAHGIALIEDCAQSWGARHQGTPVGLVGDISCYSFNDFKHLSCGDGGIVGTNREDLGNGLTKWGDKCYDRVSGARDPEDLAPNYRMGEPLAAVAAAQLTRLESIVARRVNAGSRLTAQLADVPGITPPVTKGGDTHSYWFYLFRLNLSAFRVGRNEFAEALKRQGVAANAGYLPMPVYRYRVFRNHNFFGGTWPARELGATTMDYAKVRCPIAEELLGDCITLPINEAMTEAYIDMVAEAIRDVAHRLSKA, from the coding sequence GTGCCATCCTTCTCCCGCTGGGGAGATGCCGAACTCCAGCGCCTTGCGGCCATGGTTGGGCAGCGATCCCTCTTCTATTGGAACGGTCCGCAGAACACGGCGCTTCTTGAGGAATTCCGGAAGCACTATCCCCTCAAGCATCTCTTTGCGACCTCCTCGGGAACCGCAGCGCTGCACGTCGCAGTCGCCTCCCTCCGGCTAAAACCGGGCGAAGAAGTGATCGTCTCCCCCATCACCGACATGGGTTCGGTCATTGGGATACTCTATCAGCAGGGGGTGCCGGTGTTCACCGACATTGACCCTCATACTTTCAACTCCGATCCCGATGCGGCACTCCGGGCGATCTCGCCGAAAACGCGCGCAATCATGGCCGTGCACCTCGCCGGCAACCCCTGCGATCTGACCGCCCTGCGAGCCATTGCCAACGCCCATGGCATCGCGCTGATCGAGGATTGCGCGCAGTCATGGGGAGCACGCCACCAAGGCACTCCGGTCGGGCTGGTCGGCGACATCAGCTGCTACTCCTTCAATGACTTCAAACACCTCTCCTGCGGAGACGGCGGCATCGTCGGCACGAACCGTGAAGATCTCGGAAACGGACTCACCAAATGGGGCGACAAATGCTATGACCGCGTCTCCGGCGCGCGAGACCCGGAGGACCTTGCCCCCAACTACCGCATGGGCGAACCCCTCGCCGCGGTTGCCGCGGCCCAGCTCACGCGGCTTGAATCCATCGTCGCGCGCCGTGTCAACGCGGGCAGCCGCCTGACGGCGCAGCTCGCCGATGTTCCTGGCATCACTCCTCCGGTGACGAAAGGCGGCGACACCCACAGCTACTGGTTCTACCTCTTCCGCCTGAATCTCTCCGCCTTTCGAGTCGGTCGAAATGAGTTTGCCGAGGCGCTGAAGCGGCAGGGAGTCGCGGCGAACGCAGGGTATCTGCCCATGCCGGTCTATCGCTACCGGGTGTTCCGCAACCACAATTTTTTCGGAGGCACCTGGCCGGCAAGGGAACTTGGCGCCACCACGATGGACTATGCCAAGGTCAGGTGTCCGATCGCGGAGGAGTTACTGGGCGATTGCATCACGCTCCCGATCAACGAGGCGATGACGGAAGCCTACATCGACATGGTTGCCGAAGCAATCCGCGATGTCGCGCACCGCCTGTCAAAGGCCTGA
- a CDS encoding DUF4038 domain-containing protein: MILVACLELAARADAVPDKAVQWQRWEGALAAEKVHAKPYSDVQIDVRFAGPGNASFKVPAFWDAERGFRFRAAFPSTGTWHWTTTCSDPSDAGLHGRTGEVHVEAYDGDNPLYRHGDLRVSPDRRYLIHADGTPFLWMGDTGWNAIWKATLAEFQDYMDVRARQGFTVLQTVATMVKRSGNMAPASGHAPFREDNSPNPLYWRDLEVKLASANDRSLMVLLTGLGNSPAGFGIQQRPLAFHRYVAGRLAGHMVIFSPSFDQRIDLQNEEAARTYHQLTTHLVTQHPGTHFETAKRYHDADYEDFCGLQSGHHSGRLNQAYAAAADWTLELWRRPPIKPVINIEAMYDAHGHDHAPNWREQDVRKLGWIAWLSGSRGYTYGAGDIPPKVPGGLGGVWRFNTDADTYDYWRNALTWPSATQMTHLRDFFSVIDWTRLVPAPELVLNQAADPQKRMAASRSASGDLLVAYLPDNPEIVVDLSAAPAGMTGRWYNPVTGKFVVISDALSLPTPAATFHRPSDWNDAVLLLTMSP; the protein is encoded by the coding sequence GTGATACTGGTCGCCTGCCTCGAACTCGCCGCCCGCGCAGACGCGGTACCTGACAAAGCCGTCCAATGGCAGCGCTGGGAAGGCGCGCTGGCCGCGGAAAAGGTGCACGCCAAGCCCTACTCGGACGTTCAAATCGACGTGCGTTTCGCGGGTCCGGGAAACGCAAGTTTCAAGGTTCCCGCCTTCTGGGACGCTGAACGCGGCTTCCGCTTTCGAGCGGCGTTTCCGAGCACGGGAACCTGGCATTGGACCACGACCTGCAGCGATCCCTCGGACGCAGGCCTGCATGGTCGCACCGGGGAGGTCCACGTCGAAGCCTACGACGGGGACAATCCCCTCTACCGCCACGGAGATCTGCGTGTCAGTCCCGACAGGCGGTACCTGATCCATGCCGACGGCACGCCTTTCCTCTGGATGGGTGACACCGGCTGGAATGCGATCTGGAAGGCCACGCTGGCGGAATTTCAGGACTACATGGACGTGCGTGCCCGCCAGGGCTTCACCGTGCTGCAGACCGTGGCCACCATGGTGAAGCGCAGCGGCAACATGGCACCCGCCAGCGGTCACGCTCCATTCCGCGAGGACAACTCCCCGAATCCTCTCTATTGGCGGGATCTTGAAGTCAAACTGGCCTCCGCCAACGACCGAAGCCTGATGGTGCTCCTTACTGGACTTGGCAATTCGCCTGCGGGCTTTGGGATCCAGCAGCGCCCACTCGCTTTTCATCGCTACGTCGCCGGCAGGCTCGCCGGTCACATGGTGATTTTCTCGCCAAGCTTCGATCAGCGAATCGATCTTCAAAACGAGGAGGCCGCCAGAACCTACCATCAGCTCACCACGCACCTGGTCACCCAGCACCCCGGAACGCACTTCGAGACGGCCAAACGCTATCACGACGCCGACTATGAGGACTTTTGCGGCCTTCAGTCCGGCCATCACTCAGGGCGTCTGAACCAGGCCTACGCAGCCGCGGCGGATTGGACCCTCGAATTGTGGAGGAGGCCGCCCATCAAGCCAGTCATCAATATCGAGGCGATGTATGACGCCCACGGACACGACCACGCGCCGAACTGGCGCGAGCAGGATGTCCGCAAACTCGGCTGGATAGCCTGGCTGTCCGGCTCGCGCGGCTACACCTACGGCGCAGGTGATATTCCCCCAAAGGTGCCTGGCGGCTTGGGAGGCGTGTGGCGTTTCAACACCGACGCCGATACCTACGACTACTGGCGCAACGCACTCACCTGGCCAAGTGCGACGCAGATGACGCACCTGCGCGATTTCTTCTCAGTCATCGACTGGACGCGGCTGGTGCCCGCACCTGAACTGGTTCTCAACCAAGCTGCCGATCCCCAGAAACGCATGGCCGCTTCTCGATCAGCCTCCGGCGATCTGCTCGTGGCCTACCTTCCCGACAATCCCGAGATCGTCGTCGATTTGAGCGCGGCGCCAGCAGGGATGACAGGGCGCTGGTACAATCCCGTCACAGGGAAATTTGTCGTCATTAGCGACGCATTGAGTTTGCCTACGCCTGCGGCGACCTTTCATCGACCCTCCGACTGGAACGACGCCGTATTGCTCCTGACGATGTCGCCATAG
- a CDS encoding SDR family oxidoreductase produces MSTVALDGKVLVVIGGTTGLGLSAARAMIEAGAKGVVLTGRDDNSARSVQALLGDAAATFTGDAVDPKHAPSAIALAREKFGSFDGLYHVAGGSGRRFGDGPLHEITDEGVRATLEMNLHSLIFSNRAAVRQFLDQGSAGAVLNMGSVLGWSPSPHYFSTHVYAAAKSAVIGFTQSVAARYASQNIRFNVIAPALIETPMARRAAEDDQIREFIHSKQPLDGGRIGRPDDCDGAAVFLLSDAARFVTGQVLAVDGGWCLSEGQVAAGE; encoded by the coding sequence ATGTCAACCGTGGCCCTGGACGGAAAGGTTCTTGTGGTGATTGGTGGCACGACGGGTCTTGGCCTGTCGGCTGCGCGCGCGATGATTGAAGCGGGCGCGAAGGGCGTCGTTCTGACGGGGCGCGACGACAATTCCGCGCGATCGGTGCAGGCGCTGCTGGGTGATGCCGCGGCGACATTCACGGGCGATGCCGTTGATCCGAAGCATGCGCCATCCGCCATTGCGCTGGCGCGGGAAAAGTTTGGCTCTTTCGACGGGCTCTACCATGTCGCTGGAGGAAGTGGGCGAAGATTTGGGGATGGCCCCCTGCATGAAATCACCGACGAGGGGGTTCGTGCCACGCTTGAGATGAACCTCCACTCGCTGATCTTTTCGAACCGGGCCGCGGTCCGCCAGTTTCTCGACCAAGGGTCGGCCGGGGCTGTGCTCAACATGGGGTCGGTGCTTGGCTGGTCGCCGTCACCCCACTACTTTTCCACACACGTCTACGCGGCGGCGAAGTCGGCGGTCATTGGATTCACGCAGTCCGTGGCTGCGCGTTACGCGTCTCAGAACATCCGTTTCAATGTCATCGCGCCGGCGCTGATTGAAACGCCGATGGCCAGGCGGGCGGCTGAAGATGACCAGATTCGTGAGTTCATTCACTCAAAACAGCCGCTGGACGGCGGACGAATCGGCCGGCCGGATGACTGTGACGGAGCGGCGGTTTTTCTACTGTCCGATGCGGCGCGATTCGTAACGGGCCAGGTGCTTGCCGTCGATGGCGGCTGGTGCCTGAGCGAAGGGCAGGTGGCCGCGGGGGAATGA
- a CDS encoding type II toxin-antitoxin system VapC family toxin: protein MATYADTSFLFSLFVHDANTAAALAWLEKHPVPIPLTDFQRCELENAIRLAVFRRSIDPAAAAEALRTLEADVAAGNLFEQNATSSDLFAAAGRIGAAHTSRLGIRTLDLLHLGLAVHLRSKLFLTFDARQREGAKAVGLRIGP, encoded by the coding sequence GTGGCCACCTACGCCGACACCTCCTTCCTTTTCTCGCTGTTCGTCCATGACGCGAACACAGCCGCCGCGTTGGCCTGGCTTGAGAAGCATCCGGTGCCAATTCCCCTGACCGACTTCCAGCGATGTGAACTGGAAAATGCGATCCGGCTGGCGGTCTTCCGGAGAAGCATCGATCCAGCCGCGGCCGCGGAAGCGTTACGGACACTGGAAGCCGACGTTGCCGCGGGAAATCTTTTCGAGCAAAACGCGACTTCGTCCGACCTTTTTGCCGCGGCGGGGCGTATTGGAGCCGCACATACCAGCCGGCTCGGTATCCGGACGCTCGACTTGCTCCACCTTGGATTGGCGGTGCATCTTCGGTCCAAGCTTTTTCTGACTTTCGATGCCCGCCAACGGGAGGGCGCCAAGGCGGTCGGTCTTCGTATCGGTCCTTGA
- a CDS encoding SDR family oxidoreductase, with translation MPANGRAPRRSVFVSVLELIRLSRRTLPWRFTDDAVDPKHAQSAIAPALVETPMAKRAAGDDRILGFIRTKQPLDGGRIGRPDDCDGAAVFLLSDAARFVTGQVLAVDGGWCLSEGQVAAGE, from the coding sequence ATGCCCGCCAACGGGAGGGCGCCAAGGCGGTCGGTCTTCGTATCGGTCCTTGAATTGATCCGGCTTAGCCGGCGTACTCTGCCATGGAGGTTCACGGACGATGCCGTCGATCCGAAGCATGCGCAGTCCGCCATCGCGCCGGCGTTGGTTGAAACACCGATGGCCAAACGGGCCGCGGGTGATGATCGAATTCTTGGGTTCATACGCACAAAACAACCCCTGGATGGCGGACGAATCGGCCGGCCGGATGACTGTGACGGAGCGGCGGTTTTTCTACTGTCCGATGCGGCGCGATTCGTAACGGGCCAGGTGCTTGCCGTCGATGGCGGCTGGTGCCTGAGCGAAGGGCAGGTGGCCGCGGGGGAATGA
- the can gene encoding carbonate dehydratase, whose amino-acid sequence MGQLDHLFARNRDWSETIRRHDPEFFQKLSQQQSPEYLWIGCSDSRVPANEIVNLLPGELFVHRNIANVVIHTDLNCLSVMQFAVDLLKVRHIIVVGHYGCSGVRTALRCDRIGLADNWLRHVQDVRERHRNCVHAVPGERAQINTLCELNVIEQVSNVCQTTIVRDAWDRGQPLTVHSWIYGLTDGIIRNLGMSVSSFDQLPGQFQGALAAIEAGRIRSGSEGLD is encoded by the coding sequence ATGGGACAACTCGATCACCTGTTTGCAAGAAATCGGGACTGGTCTGAAACAATTCGTCGGCACGATCCTGAATTCTTCCAGAAACTTTCCCAACAGCAGTCACCGGAATACTTGTGGATCGGCTGTTCCGACAGCCGTGTCCCGGCGAACGAAATCGTCAATCTCCTGCCAGGAGAACTCTTCGTTCACCGAAACATCGCCAATGTCGTCATTCACACGGATCTGAACTGCCTGTCGGTGATGCAGTTCGCGGTCGATCTGCTCAAGGTCAGGCACATCATTGTTGTCGGTCACTACGGCTGCAGCGGCGTGCGAACCGCGCTGCGCTGCGATCGAATCGGTCTCGCGGACAACTGGCTGCGCCATGTCCAGGATGTCCGCGAACGCCACCGGAACTGCGTGCATGCGGTGCCGGGCGAACGAGCGCAGATAAACACCTTGTGCGAATTGAATGTCATTGAACAGGTGTCCAACGTTTGCCAGACGACGATCGTTCGAGATGCCTGGGACAGGGGCCAGCCGCTGACGGTGCATAGCTGGATCTACGGACTGACCGACGGCATCATCCGCAATCTGGGAATGAGCGTCTCGTCTTTCGACCAGCTCCCAGGCCAGTTCCAGGGCGCACTCGCCGCCATCGAGGCGGGCAGGATCAGAAGTGGCTCCGAGGGCCTCGACTAG
- a CDS encoding NADP-dependent isocitrate dehydrogenase produces the protein MSSVPTIIYTKTDEAPALATHSFLPIVQAFTKHCGIRIETRDISLAGRILAQFPEALTEAQRVGDDLAELGALTLKPEANIIKLPNVSASVPQMKAAIAELQGKGFKIPSFSDNPTNEAEKEARARYAKVMGSAVNPVLREGNSDRRAPKAVKEYARKNPHAMGAWSPQSKTNVATMGRDDFFSNEKSVTVAAATTVKIEFVGADGSTKVLKDKTPLKAGEIIDATVLSRKALISFLERQIARAKSEGILFSVHLKATMMKVSDPIIFGHVVRVFFKDLLAKHAATFTELGVDLNNGFGDLIAKIQKLPAEKRAGIEADIRAAYANGPGLAMVNSEKGITNLHVPSDVIVDASMPAMIRSSGQMWNAQGKLQDTLAVIPDSSYAGVYQTTIDFCRKHGAFDPRTMGSVPNVGLMAQAAEEYGSHNKTFQIAGNGRVRVVDESGCVLLEHAVEDGDIWRACQTKDAAIQDWVKLAVHRARATRTPAVFWLDSRRAHDAQLITKVNACLSTHDIAGLDIRILPPAQACQFSLERIRDGKDTISVTGNVLRDYLTDLFPILELGTSAKMLSIVPLMNGGGLFETGAGGSAPKHVQQFVEEGFLRWDSLGEFLALAVSFEHLSETFGIKSAKVLADTLDAATGRFLQNNKSPARKVGAGIDNRGSHFYLALYWSQELASQGNDAQLQRLFAPVSQKLSAAEQTIVAELNSVQGKPSDIGGYYRPDESRTSGAMRPSRTFNSILDAI, from the coding sequence ATGTCCTCCGTTCCGACCATCATCTACACCAAGACCGACGAGGCTCCAGCACTCGCCACTCACTCGTTTCTTCCCATAGTTCAGGCTTTCACCAAGCATTGTGGCATCCGCATTGAAACGCGCGATATCTCGCTTGCCGGGCGCATTCTTGCCCAGTTTCCGGAGGCACTCACCGAGGCGCAGCGAGTTGGGGATGATCTGGCGGAACTTGGCGCGCTTACGCTGAAACCAGAAGCGAACATCATCAAGCTCCCCAATGTCAGCGCATCAGTTCCCCAGATGAAGGCGGCCATTGCCGAACTGCAGGGCAAGGGCTTCAAGATTCCCAGCTTTTCCGACAACCCAACCAATGAAGCTGAAAAGGAAGCCCGGGCGCGCTATGCCAAAGTCATGGGCAGCGCGGTAAACCCCGTGCTGCGCGAGGGCAATTCCGACCGCCGCGCTCCGAAGGCTGTCAAGGAATACGCGCGCAAGAATCCGCATGCCATGGGAGCTTGGTCACCCCAGTCAAAGACGAATGTCGCGACGATGGGACGTGACGACTTCTTTTCGAACGAGAAATCCGTCACGGTCGCCGCCGCCACCACCGTGAAAATCGAATTCGTTGGCGCCGACGGCTCCACCAAGGTGCTCAAGGACAAGACCCCACTCAAGGCCGGTGAAATCATCGATGCCACCGTGCTGAGCAGGAAAGCGCTCATTTCGTTTCTTGAGAGACAGATCGCACGCGCAAAGTCGGAGGGCATTCTTTTCTCCGTTCATCTCAAGGCGACGATGATGAAGGTGTCCGATCCGATCATTTTCGGGCACGTCGTTCGCGTTTTCTTCAAGGATCTCCTGGCAAAACACGCCGCAACCTTCACGGAACTCGGCGTCGACCTGAACAATGGTTTCGGCGATCTCATCGCCAAAATTCAGAAGCTTCCCGCGGAAAAGCGCGCGGGCATCGAGGCGGACATTCGAGCGGCATATGCGAACGGTCCCGGACTCGCGATGGTCAATTCCGAGAAGGGCATCACCAATCTGCATGTTCCGAGCGATGTGATCGTCGATGCGTCGATGCCGGCAATGATCCGCAGTTCCGGCCAGATGTGGAATGCCCAGGGAAAGCTTCAGGACACCCTGGCTGTGATTCCCGACAGCAGCTATGCCGGTGTCTATCAGACCACCATCGATTTCTGCCGAAAACACGGGGCTTTTGACCCGCGAACGATGGGCTCGGTCCCAAATGTCGGCCTGATGGCCCAGGCCGCGGAGGAATACGGCTCGCACAACAAGACTTTCCAGATAGCCGGCAACGGCAGGGTTCGCGTCGTCGATGAAAGCGGGTGCGTTCTCCTGGAGCACGCGGTGGAGGACGGTGACATCTGGCGGGCCTGTCAGACAAAGGATGCCGCCATCCAGGATTGGGTGAAGCTCGCCGTGCATCGCGCGCGCGCCACGCGGACGCCCGCGGTTTTCTGGCTCGACTCCCGGCGCGCCCACGACGCCCAGCTGATCACCAAGGTCAATGCCTGCCTGTCCACACATGACATTGCGGGACTCGACATTCGCATTCTCCCCCCCGCTCAAGCCTGCCAGTTCAGCCTCGAACGGATCAGGGATGGCAAGGATACGATCTCGGTGACCGGCAACGTGCTGCGCGACTACCTGACGGACCTCTTTCCCATTCTTGAACTCGGCACCAGCGCAAAGATGCTTTCCATCGTCCCGCTGATGAACGGCGGCGGCCTGTTTGAAACGGGCGCAGGTGGATCGGCTCCCAAACACGTCCAGCAGTTTGTGGAGGAAGGATTCCTCCGATGGGACTCCCTGGGGGAGTTTCTCGCGCTCGCCGTGTCTTTCGAGCATCTCAGCGAAACTTTCGGAATCAAATCCGCCAAAGTCCTTGCCGACACGCTCGACGCCGCAACAGGACGCTTTCTACAGAACAACAAGTCCCCCGCCCGCAAGGTGGGCGCGGGCATAGACAACCGGGGCAGCCATTTCTATCTCGCCTTGTATTGGTCTCAGGAACTCGCCTCCCAAGGCAACGACGCACAGCTCCAAAGACTGTTTGCCCCCGTCTCGCAAAAGCTCTCCGCGGCGGAGCAAACCATCGTCGCCGAACTCAACTCCGTCCAGGGAAAGCCCTCCGACATCGGCGGCTACTACCGCCCGGACGAATCCAGAACCTCCGGAGCAATGCGCCCAAGCAGGACCTTCAACTCAATTCTCGACGCGATCTAG
- a CDS encoding tetratricopeptide repeat protein has protein sequence MDRIAHFSKLTAEQPDNALFRFSLAQALIAAERSADAEPHLRQCMAAKPDWMIPRILLGRILLTQGRRREARPLLEEALHLALEQHHEDPAEEVRGLLNEISWD, from the coding sequence ATGGATAGAATCGCTCACTTTTCGAAACTCACGGCGGAGCAGCCGGACAATGCGCTGTTCCGTTTCAGCCTGGCCCAGGCGCTCATTGCCGCCGAGCGAAGTGCGGACGCTGAGCCCCACCTCCGCCAATGCATGGCAGCGAAACCGGACTGGATGATTCCGAGAATCCTTCTCGGGCGGATCCTGCTGACGCAGGGCCGCCGGCGGGAAGCCAGGCCACTGCTGGAGGAAGCGCTCCATCTGGCATTGGAGCAGCATCACGAAGATCCGGCTGAGGAGGTGCGCGGCCTGCTCAACGAAATCTCGTGGGATTGA